One Brassica napus cultivar Da-Ae chromosome C2, Da-Ae, whole genome shotgun sequence DNA window includes the following coding sequences:
- the LOC106432937 gene encoding receptor-like kinase TMK3 — protein MTKSHMGIILCFLLSSLTFASSQTSVDGPTMQALKMSLNLTKGVDWSNPNPCKWPTVQCDASNRVTRIQLNNKGIRGTLPPNLQTLTELTVLELFQNQISGPIPDLSGLTRLQTLNLHNNLFDSVPKNLFSGLTSLQAAYLEYNPFSPWEIPETLKEATSLQNLSLTSCNVTGKIPDFFSSQTLPSLTRLQLSQNLLQGELPPSFGASSLQSLYLNGQKLNGSVSLLQNMTSLVEVDLQGNAFSGPIPDLSGLQSLSVFNVRENQLTGVVPPSLTGSKSLTIVNLTNNYFQGPTPQFGKSVGVDVITNTNRFCLETPGTPCDPRVSTLLSVAESLGYPVKLATSWKGNDPCNSWLGITCSGSNVTVVNLGRQGLTGTISPSFAKITSLETINLSDNYLTGSIPNELTTLPKLKTLDVSDNNIYGYVPKFGGGVNVVTTGNANIGKDGPSPPGVSPDGDGGSSKMSSNVKILVPVVGGVVAVLCLVGLGVCLYAKKRARPAKVQSPNSHMVIHPDHSGDGDAIKLSVAASSVGGGGGTESSSSDIHVVESGNLVISIQVLRNVTNNFSEENILGRGGFGTVYKGELHDGTKIAVKRMEPSAVSDKGLEEFKSEITVLTKMRHRHLVALLGYCLDGNEKLLVYEYMPQGTLSQHLFHWKEEERKPLDWTRRLAVALDVARGVEYLHTLAHQSFIHRDLKPSNILLGDDMRAKVSDFGLVRLAPEGKYSIETRVAGTFGYLAPEYAVTGRVTTKVDIFSLGVILMELITGRKALDVTQPEDSVHLVTWFRRVAASKDKDKDAFKNAIDPNIELDEETLASVQKVWDLAGHCCAREPYQRPDMGHIVNVLSSLTVQWIPSEADPDDLYGIDYDMPLPQAVKKWQANEGLSQTMDDSGYSSSAYGSRDNTQTSIPIRPSGFAASFTSVDGR, from the exons ATGACGAAATCTCATATGGGTATCATCCTCTGTTTCCTCCTCTCCTCACTAACCTTCGCATCTTCTCAAACCAGCGTCGACGGGCCCACTATGCAAGCCCTCAAAATGAGCCTAAACCTCACTAAAGGCGTCGACTGGTCCAACCCCAACCCTTGCAAATGGCCAACCGTTCAGTGCGACGCAAGCAACAGAGTCACTCGAATCCAACTCAACAACAAAGGAATCCGCGGAACCCTCCCTCCCAATCTCCAAACCCTAACCGAGCTAACCGTCCTCGAGCTCTTCCAGAACCAAATCTCCGGTCCGATCCCCGATCTCTCCGGTTTAACCCGGTTACAAACCCTGAACCTCCACAACAACCTCTTCGACTCTGTCCCCAAGAACCTCTTCTCAGGCCTAACCTCTCTCCAAGCAGCTTACCTCGAGTACAACCCTTTCTCTCCTTGGGAGATacccgaaaccctaaaagaaGCGACCTCTCTTCAGAACCTCTCTTTGACGAGCTGTAACGTCACCGGGAAGATACCTGATTTCTTCAGCTCTCAGACGCTTCCGAGCTTGACGAGACTCCAGCTTTCTCAGAACTTGTTGCAAGGAGAGCTGCCTCCTAGCTTTGGAGCTTCTTCGTTGCAGAGTTTGTACCTCAACGGGCAGAAACTAAACGGTTCCGTCTCTTTACTACAGAACATGACTTCGTTAGTTGAGGTTGATCTGCAAGGTAACGCTTTCTCAGGCCCGATCCCTGACCTCTCTGGTTTACAGTCTCTAAGTGTGTTCAATGTAAGAGAGAATCAGCTCACTGGTGTTGTCCCACCGTCGTTAACTGGTTCCAAATCGCTTACTATTGTGAACCTAACCAACAACTACTTTCAAGGACCAACTCCACAGTTTGGAAAATCAGTCGGTGTTGATGTAATAACCAATACAAACAGGTTCTGTCTGGAGACACCTGGTACTCCTTGTGACCCTCGTGTCAGCACATTGCTCTCTGTGGCTGAGTCGTTAGGTTATCCAGTGAAGCTAGCCACGAGCTGGAAAGGGAATGATCCGTGCAATAGCTGGCTTGGGATAACTTGTTCTGGAAGTAACGTTACGGTGGTGAATCTTGGGAGACAGGGGCTTACCGGTACTATATCTCCTAGCTTTGCTAAGATTACTTCGTTGGAAACTATTAATCTCTCTGATAATTACCTCACCGGGAGTATACCTAATGAGCTTACCACTTTGCCTAAGCTTAAGACGCTTGATGTGTCTGACAACAATATCTACGGATATGTGCCGAAGTTTGGGGGTGGTGTTAATGTGGTGACTACTGGAAACGCTAACATCGGAAAGGACGGACCTTCACCACCGGGTGTGTCTCCTGATGGGGATGGAGGAAGTTCTAAGATGTCTAGTAATGTCAAGATCCTTGTTCCTGTGGTTGGTGGTGTTGTTGCTGTGTTGTGTTTAGTAGGGCTCGGTGTGTGTCTTTACGCGAAGAAAAGAGCGCGACCGGCTAAAGTTCAGAGTCCGAACAGCCACATGGTGATACATCCGGATCACTCTGGTGATGGAGACGCTATTAAACTCAGTGTTGCAGCTTCtagtgttggaggaggaggagggacaGAGAGCTCTTCCAGTGACATTCATGTGGTTGAGTCTGGTAACTTGGTTATATCCATTCAGGTTCTGAGGAATGTGACAAACAACTTCAGTGAAGAGAACATTCTCGGGAGAGGCGGGTTTGGGACAGTTTACAAAGGTGAGCTTCACGATGGAACTAAGATAGCCGTGAAGAGGATGGAGCCTTCTGCTGTGAGTGACAAGGGACTTGAAGAGTTTAAGTCAGAGATCACTGTCTTGACCAAAATGCGTCACCGTCATCTTGTTGCTCTTCTTGGATACTGTCTTGACGGTAACGAAAAGCTTCTTGTCTATGAGTACATGCCGCAGGGGACCCTGAGCCAGCATTTGTTCCACTGGAAGGAAGAAGAGAGGAAGCCGCTTGATTGGACTAGAAGATTGGCTGTTGCGTTGGATGTAGCTAGAGGTGTGGAGTATCTACACACGCTTGCTCATCAGAGTTTCATCCATAGGGATCTAAAGCCATCGAATATCCTTCTTGGTGATGATATGAGAGCTAAAGTCTCTGACTTTGGGTTGGTTCGGTTAGCCCCTGAAGGCAAATACTCCATTGAGACTAGAGTCGCTGGGACCTTTGGTTACCTTGCTCCAGAATATGCAG TGACGGGAAGAGTGACGACCAAGGTAGACATATTCAGCCTAGGAGTCATACTTATGGAGCTTATTACTGGTCGTAAAGCTCTTGACGTGACGCAGCCTGAAGACAGCGTGCATCTAGTGACGTGGTTCCGTCGTGTAGCTGCCAGcaaagacaaagacaaagacGCCTTCAAGAACGCAATAGACCCAAACATCGAACTCGACGAAGAGACTTTAGCCAGTGTCCAAAAAGTCTGGGACCTTGCTGGTCATTGCTGTGCTCGTGAGCCTTACCAAAGACCAGACATGGGTCACATTGTCAACGTCCTTTCTTCACTCACCGTCCAGTGGATACCCTCTGAGGCAGATCCTGATGACCTCTACGGGATAGACTATGATATGCCTCTTCCTCAAGCTGTTAAGAAGTGGCAAGCTAATGAGGGACTTAGCCAAACCATGGATGACTCTGGATATTCGTCTTCAGCTTATGGAAGTAGAGATAATACACAGACGAGTATCCCTATTCGCCCATCTGGTTTTGCTGCCTCTTTCACTTCTGTGGATGGACGTTGA